Proteins encoded together in one Cardiocondyla obscurior isolate alpha-2009 linkage group LG07, Cobs3.1, whole genome shotgun sequence window:
- the Sod1 gene encoding superoxide dismutase 1, with protein sequence MTKAICVLLGEPVKGIVYFEQEDGSNKVKVTGELSGLQKGLHGFHIHEFGDNSNGCTSAGPHFNPLGKDHGGPSHDVRHVGDLGNVQAGADGVAKVDITDSLIQLSGPYNIIGRTLVVHADPDDLGQGGHELSKTTGNAGARLACGVIGITK encoded by the exons ATGACCAAGGCAATCTGCGTTCTTCTAGGAGAACCTGTCAAGGGAATCGTTTATTTCGAACAAGAG GATGGTTCAAATAAGGTGAAGGTGACTGGAGAGCTTTCTGGCTTGCAGAAAGGTCTGCATGGTTTTCACATTCATGAATTTGGTGACAATTCTAATG GTTGCACAAGTGCAGGTCCTCATTTCAATCCATTAGGCAAAGATCATGGTGGCCCATCTCATGATGTGCGTCATGTTGGAGATTTAGGAAATGTACAAGCTGGTGCTGATGGAGTTGCAAAAGTGGACATCACTGACTCTTTAATTCAACTCAGTGGTCCATACAATATTATCGGTCGAACTTTGGTG GTCCATGCTGATCCTGATGATTTAGGCCAGGGTGGTCATGAGCTGTCGAAAACAACTGGCAATGCTGGCGCTCGTCTTGCCTGTGGTGTTATTGGTATTACAAAGTAA
- the Prp31 gene encoding U4/U6 small nuclear ribonucleoprotein Prp31: protein MSLADELLADLEENDDGDVVMEEPEPEFIPTSVSKVLEEEIKVSSVRELAKLGDSEQLQQVMLQIEKYSKVLRKSTDIIGPVESDPEYQLIVEANNMAVKIDNEITTIHRFTRDKYSKRFPELESLVVGPLEYVMTVRELGNDLDRAKNNEILQQFLTQATIMVVSVTASTTQGQLLTEEEKEAICEACDMAVELNNCKLKIFEYVESRMAFIAPNLSIIVGASTAAKIMGVAGGLTKLSKMPACNLLVLGSQKTTLSGFSQVTTLPHTGFIYYSDIVQETPPDLRRKAARLVASKSMLAARVDSCHESTDGHIGQMLREEIEKKLDKLQEPPPVKFVKPLPKPIDPGRKKRGGKRVRKMKERYAITEFKKHANRMNFADIESDAYQEDLGYSRGTIGKAGTGRIRLPQIDEKTKVRISKTLQKNLQKQQQWGGSTTVKKQVSGTASSVAFTPLQGLEIVNPQAAEKKVNEANAKYFSNTAGFLKVKKT, encoded by the exons ATGTCTTTGGCTGACGAGCTTCTTGCCGATCTCGAGGAAAATGACGATGGCGACGTTGTTATGGAGGAACCGGAGCCGGAATTTATTCCGACTTCGGTTTCCAAAGTCTTGGAGGAAG agATAAAGGTGTCTTCTGTTCGAGAATTAGCTAAGCTAGGAGACTCAGAACAGCTTCAACAAGTTATGTTGCAGATTGAGAAATATAGCAAAGTACTCAGGAAATCAACTGATATCATAGGACCTGTAGAATCTGATCCAGAATATCAATTGATAGTTGAAGCTAATAATATGGCAGTCAAAATTGACAATgaaataa ctACTATACACAGATTTACAAGAGATAAGTATTCAAAAAGATTTCCAGAATTGGAATCTTTAGTAGTTGGACCATTGGAATATGTAATGACTGTCAGAGAATTAGGCAATGATTTGGATAGAGccaaaaataatgaaattctACAGCAGTTCCTCACTCAAGCTACTATCATGGTTGTTTCTGTGACAGCATCAACAACTCAGgg ACAGTTATTGacagaagaagagaaagaagctATTTGTGAGGCTTGTGATATGGCAGTGGAgctaaataattgtaaattaaagatatttgaaTATGTGGAAAGCAGAATGGCATTTATTGCACCAAACCTATCAATAATTGTTGGTGCATCAACAGCTGCCAAGATTATGG gtGTTGCTGGCGGTTTGACAAAACTTTCAAAGATGCCAGCTTGTAATCTTCTGGTCCTTGGATCTCAGAAAACTACACTTTCTGGATTTTCGCAAGTTACTACTTTACCCCATACAGGATTTATATACTATTCAGACATTGTACAGGAAACTCCTCCT GACTTACGAAGGAAAGCGGCAAGATTAGTGGCATCAAAAAGCATGTTGGCAGCTAGAGTAGATTCTTGTCACGAAAGCACGGACGGCCACATCGGTCAAATGTTACGTGAAGAGATCGAAAAGAAACTGGATAAATTACAAGAGCCGCCACCCGTGAAATTTGTGAAACCACTGCCAAAACCGATCGATCCTGGTCGAAAAAAGCGCGGTGGTAAACGCGTCCGCAAAATGAAGGAACGATACGCGATTACAGAATTCAAAAAGCATGCCAACAGAATGAACTTTGCAGAC ATTGAGAGTGATGCTTATCAAGAAGATCTTGGTTACTCGCGAGGTACAATCGGCAAGGCAGGCACGGGCCGGATTAGATTGCCGCAAATTGATGAGAAAACGAAGGTCAGAATATCCAAAACGCTTCAAAAGAATCTTCAGAAGCAGCAGCAATGGGGTGGCAGTACCACTGTCAAAAAGCAAGTCTCCGGTACTGCTTCCAGCGTGGCTTTCACTCCTCTACAA GGTCTTGAAATTGTCAATCCACAAGCTGCGGAGAAAAAAGTGAACGAAGCaaatgcgaaatatttttccaatacAGCTGGTttcttaaaagtaaaaaaaacctaa
- the LOC139104368 gene encoding uncharacterized protein isoform X1 — protein MTMTCSTGSSAFHNNSRTRHVAYMHLESWMYWVLLGLLSSAIAAQNSYDLETRAVSFPGKPSSLGPLYSPGLSAAQGFRDNSYEDNAVTPTPSPTPIYRSQQPLYRKPTASSIDSRDYTQAIRVGSPARSSSRSGQPQQFGPNGPTQEEIEEEKDEPDRLSLLLPQSRFDCVNKQTGYYADEDLNCEVFHYCQDNARHSWICPEGFTFHQVHLICMPPSGDISCQKSSQYHFVNEYLYKPLNQQEAETKPNVTLRYSERYYPSDIYTDERESSDYQITPTPSPVRRPAPQVLVSPQPSLNSIPTSARPQSTGFSQFRLPVNQVFRSPEEVNIPLQLRRPQQQQHQALRRFPQVQIRPDEEDYE, from the exons ATGACGATGACGTGCTCAACGGGCTCGAGTGCTTTCCATAATAATTCTCGAACGCGGCATGTGGCATACATGCACCTGGAAAGCTG GATGTATTGGGTGCTACTAGGATTGTTAAGTTCCGCCATTGCGGCGCAGAATTCTTACGATTTGGAAACCAGAGCTGTTTCCTTTCCCGGCAAGCCAAGTAGCCTAGGACCACTTTACTCGCCCGGTTTAAGCGCGGCCCAAGGATTCCGCGATAACAGTTATGAAGATAACGCGGTGACCCCAACGCCGTCGCCGACGCCAATTTACAGGAGTCAGCAGCCG TTATATCGTAAACCCACGGCGTCATCGATAGACTCTCGCGATTATACTCAAGCGATCCGTGTTGGTTCACCAGCACGTTCCTCCAGTCGGAGCGGACAGCCACAGCAGTTCGGTCCGAATGGGCCTACTCAGGAGGAAATCGAGGAGGAAAAGGACGAGCCCGATCGTCTGAGCCTTCTTCTTCCTCAGAGCAGATTCGATTGCGTTAACAAGCAGACTGGTTACTATGCTGACGAAGATCTCAACTGCGAGGTCTTCCATTATTGTCAAGACAACGCCAGGCACTCGTGGATCTGTCCTGAGGGTTTCACTTTCCACCAG GTACATCTAATCTGCATGCCACCCAGCGGCGATATCAGCTGCCAAAAGAGCTCGCAATATCATTTCGTCAACGAATACTTGTACAAGCCGCTTAATCAGCAGGAAGCCGAAACCAAGCCTAATGTCACTTTGAGATACAGCGAGAGGTATTATCCCTCTGACATTTACACAGACGAGAGGGAATCCAGCGATTATCAGATCACTCCGACGCCTTCTCCAGTGCGTCGTCCTGCTCCACAG GTCCTTGTGAGTCCACAGCCAAGTTTGAACAGCATTCCCACGTCGGCCCGTCCGCAGTCTACAGGATTTTCGCAGTTTCGTCTCCCGGTGAATCAGGTATTCCGTAGCCCCGAAGAGGTCAACATACCCCTTCAGCTTAGACggccgcagcagcagcagcaccaAGCTCTTAGACGGTTTCCTCAAGTTCAAATCCGACCGGATGAAGAGGACTATGAATAA
- the LOC139104368 gene encoding uncharacterized protein isoform X4, with amino-acid sequence MTMTCSTGSSAFHNNSRTRHVAYMHLESWMYWVLLGLLSSAIAAQNSYDLETRAVSFPGKPSSLGPLYSPGLSAAQGFRDNSYEDNAVTPTPSPTPIYRSQQPLYRKPTASSIDSRDYTQAIRVGSPARSSSRSGQPQQFGPNGPTQEEIEEEKDEPDRLSLLLPQSRFDCVNKQTGYYADEDLNCEVFHYCQDNARHSWICPEGFTFHQVHLICMPPSGDISCQKSSQYHFVNEYLYKPLNQQEAETKPNVTLRYSERYYPSDIYTDERESSDYQITPTPSPVRRPAPQVLYRSL; translated from the exons ATGACGATGACGTGCTCAACGGGCTCGAGTGCTTTCCATAATAATTCTCGAACGCGGCATGTGGCATACATGCACCTGGAAAGCTG GATGTATTGGGTGCTACTAGGATTGTTAAGTTCCGCCATTGCGGCGCAGAATTCTTACGATTTGGAAACCAGAGCTGTTTCCTTTCCCGGCAAGCCAAGTAGCCTAGGACCACTTTACTCGCCCGGTTTAAGCGCGGCCCAAGGATTCCGCGATAACAGTTATGAAGATAACGCGGTGACCCCAACGCCGTCGCCGACGCCAATTTACAGGAGTCAGCAGCCG TTATATCGTAAACCCACGGCGTCATCGATAGACTCTCGCGATTATACTCAAGCGATCCGTGTTGGTTCACCAGCACGTTCCTCCAGTCGGAGCGGACAGCCACAGCAGTTCGGTCCGAATGGGCCTACTCAGGAGGAAATCGAGGAGGAAAAGGACGAGCCCGATCGTCTGAGCCTTCTTCTTCCTCAGAGCAGATTCGATTGCGTTAACAAGCAGACTGGTTACTATGCTGACGAAGATCTCAACTGCGAGGTCTTCCATTATTGTCAAGACAACGCCAGGCACTCGTGGATCTGTCCTGAGGGTTTCACTTTCCACCAG GTACATCTAATCTGCATGCCACCCAGCGGCGATATCAGCTGCCAAAAGAGCTCGCAATATCATTTCGTCAACGAATACTTGTACAAGCCGCTTAATCAGCAGGAAGCCGAAACCAAGCCTAATGTCACTTTGAGATACAGCGAGAGGTATTATCCCTCTGACATTTACACAGACGAGAGGGAATCCAGCGATTATCAGATCACTCCGACGCCTTCTCCAGTGCGTCGTCCTGCTCCACAG GTTTTGTACAGGTCCTTGTGA
- the LOC139104368 gene encoding uncharacterized protein isoform X2 → MHPFVSMYWVLLGLLSSAIAAQNSYDLETRAVSFPGKPSSLGPLYSPGLSAAQGFRDNSYEDNAVTPTPSPTPIYRSQQPLYRKPTASSIDSRDYTQAIRVGSPARSSSRSGQPQQFGPNGPTQEEIEEEKDEPDRLSLLLPQSRFDCVNKQTGYYADEDLNCEVFHYCQDNARHSWICPEGFTFHQVHLICMPPSGDISCQKSSQYHFVNEYLYKPLNQQEAETKPNVTLRYSERYYPSDIYTDERESSDYQITPTPSPVRRPAPQVLVSPQPSLNSIPTSARPQSTGFSQFRLPVNQVFRSPEEVNIPLQLRRPQQQQHQALRRFPQVQIRPDEEDYE, encoded by the exons ATGCACCCATTTGTATC GATGTATTGGGTGCTACTAGGATTGTTAAGTTCCGCCATTGCGGCGCAGAATTCTTACGATTTGGAAACCAGAGCTGTTTCCTTTCCCGGCAAGCCAAGTAGCCTAGGACCACTTTACTCGCCCGGTTTAAGCGCGGCCCAAGGATTCCGCGATAACAGTTATGAAGATAACGCGGTGACCCCAACGCCGTCGCCGACGCCAATTTACAGGAGTCAGCAGCCG TTATATCGTAAACCCACGGCGTCATCGATAGACTCTCGCGATTATACTCAAGCGATCCGTGTTGGTTCACCAGCACGTTCCTCCAGTCGGAGCGGACAGCCACAGCAGTTCGGTCCGAATGGGCCTACTCAGGAGGAAATCGAGGAGGAAAAGGACGAGCCCGATCGTCTGAGCCTTCTTCTTCCTCAGAGCAGATTCGATTGCGTTAACAAGCAGACTGGTTACTATGCTGACGAAGATCTCAACTGCGAGGTCTTCCATTATTGTCAAGACAACGCCAGGCACTCGTGGATCTGTCCTGAGGGTTTCACTTTCCACCAG GTACATCTAATCTGCATGCCACCCAGCGGCGATATCAGCTGCCAAAAGAGCTCGCAATATCATTTCGTCAACGAATACTTGTACAAGCCGCTTAATCAGCAGGAAGCCGAAACCAAGCCTAATGTCACTTTGAGATACAGCGAGAGGTATTATCCCTCTGACATTTACACAGACGAGAGGGAATCCAGCGATTATCAGATCACTCCGACGCCTTCTCCAGTGCGTCGTCCTGCTCCACAG GTCCTTGTGAGTCCACAGCCAAGTTTGAACAGCATTCCCACGTCGGCCCGTCCGCAGTCTACAGGATTTTCGCAGTTTCGTCTCCCGGTGAATCAGGTATTCCGTAGCCCCGAAGAGGTCAACATACCCCTTCAGCTTAGACggccgcagcagcagcagcaccaAGCTCTTAGACGGTTTCCTCAAGTTCAAATCCGACCGGATGAAGAGGACTATGAATAA
- the LOC139104368 gene encoding uncharacterized protein isoform X3, with amino-acid sequence MYWVLLGLLSSAIAAQNSYDLETRAVSFPGKPSSLGPLYSPGLSAAQGFRDNSYEDNAVTPTPSPTPIYRSQQPLYRKPTASSIDSRDYTQAIRVGSPARSSSRSGQPQQFGPNGPTQEEIEEEKDEPDRLSLLLPQSRFDCVNKQTGYYADEDLNCEVFHYCQDNARHSWICPEGFTFHQVHLICMPPSGDISCQKSSQYHFVNEYLYKPLNQQEAETKPNVTLRYSERYYPSDIYTDERESSDYQITPTPSPVRRPAPQVLVSPQPSLNSIPTSARPQSTGFSQFRLPVNQVFRSPEEVNIPLQLRRPQQQQHQALRRFPQVQIRPDEEDYE; translated from the exons ATGTATTGGGTGCTACTAGGATTGTTAAGTTCCGCCATTGCGGCGCAGAATTCTTACGATTTGGAAACCAGAGCTGTTTCCTTTCCCGGCAAGCCAAGTAGCCTAGGACCACTTTACTCGCCCGGTTTAAGCGCGGCCCAAGGATTCCGCGATAACAGTTATGAAGATAACGCGGTGACCCCAACGCCGTCGCCGACGCCAATTTACAGGAGTCAGCAGCCG TTATATCGTAAACCCACGGCGTCATCGATAGACTCTCGCGATTATACTCAAGCGATCCGTGTTGGTTCACCAGCACGTTCCTCCAGTCGGAGCGGACAGCCACAGCAGTTCGGTCCGAATGGGCCTACTCAGGAGGAAATCGAGGAGGAAAAGGACGAGCCCGATCGTCTGAGCCTTCTTCTTCCTCAGAGCAGATTCGATTGCGTTAACAAGCAGACTGGTTACTATGCTGACGAAGATCTCAACTGCGAGGTCTTCCATTATTGTCAAGACAACGCCAGGCACTCGTGGATCTGTCCTGAGGGTTTCACTTTCCACCAG GTACATCTAATCTGCATGCCACCCAGCGGCGATATCAGCTGCCAAAAGAGCTCGCAATATCATTTCGTCAACGAATACTTGTACAAGCCGCTTAATCAGCAGGAAGCCGAAACCAAGCCTAATGTCACTTTGAGATACAGCGAGAGGTATTATCCCTCTGACATTTACACAGACGAGAGGGAATCCAGCGATTATCAGATCACTCCGACGCCTTCTCCAGTGCGTCGTCCTGCTCCACAG GTCCTTGTGAGTCCACAGCCAAGTTTGAACAGCATTCCCACGTCGGCCCGTCCGCAGTCTACAGGATTTTCGCAGTTTCGTCTCCCGGTGAATCAGGTATTCCGTAGCCCCGAAGAGGTCAACATACCCCTTCAGCTTAGACggccgcagcagcagcagcaccaAGCTCTTAGACGGTTTCCTCAAGTTCAAATCCGACCGGATGAAGAGGACTATGAATAA